The Thalassotalea sp. HSM 43 genome window below encodes:
- a CDS encoding STAS/SEC14 domain-containing protein: MTIKRHGLAIGIERIDDQFFVTLTAQGTLTHADYQVITPMLDNALAAVKQPKVKMLINATEMQGWELRAAWDDFKLGLKHGSEFEKVAILGNKDWQQMVAKIGGWFISGEVAYFEDEDKALAWLR, encoded by the coding sequence ATGACCATTAAGCGACATGGCTTAGCCATAGGTATTGAACGTATTGATGATCAGTTTTTCGTTACGCTTACAGCGCAAGGCACTCTGACCCACGCCGATTATCAGGTGATAACACCAATGCTCGATAATGCATTGGCGGCGGTGAAACAGCCGAAAGTAAAAATGCTTATCAATGCGACTGAGATGCAAGGCTGGGAGCTGCGCGCCGCATGGGATGATTTTAAGCTTGGCCTCAAACACGGCAGCGAATTTGAAAAAGTCGCCATTCTTGGCAATAAAGACTGGCAACAGATGGTGGCCAAAATTGGTGGTTGGTTTATAAGTGGTGAGGTCGCTTATTTTGAAGACGAAGATAAAGCCTTGGCCTGGCTAAGGTAG
- a CDS encoding DUF6868 family protein, translating to MDVQQLAEFFGWCTVINAIFLILAWLIMQVFAEPIKALHRRMFTLDDETLQCVYFKFFGYYKLAIYVFNLAPYIALKLMV from the coding sequence ATGGACGTGCAACAATTGGCTGAATTTTTTGGTTGGTGTACCGTCATCAATGCGATATTTTTAATTCTAGCTTGGCTTATTATGCAAGTATTTGCAGAACCGATTAAAGCATTGCACCGACGCATGTTTACGCTCGATGATGAAACCTTACAATGCGTCTATTTTAAATTCTTTGGCTATTACAAACTTGCCATATATGTCTTTAATTTAGCACCGTATATTGCGCTGAAACTTATGGTTTAA